The following proteins come from a genomic window of Astatotilapia calliptera chromosome 11, fAstCal1.2, whole genome shotgun sequence:
- the setd2 gene encoding histone-lysine N-methyltransferase SETD2 isoform X2 gives MDALHKSEIREEGSGASVKVEGLSKAALIKSLSPRVMLSNHLLPKGTKMKVNLEDQGRQKVSFSFSQTKKPLQSSFFIPPSPDKSDPHAASSQSTSEKPGKSADSKTEQRQTPLVPVSKTETPQTPVPTATKVKMMHFKKQILNDSVTEEKQSVMPEEPHTSLFQNELPAPQSLISTCPSESAHTETSETRETSSLKKPAASSGKDGETSSSTEQDEKIHKRKTRSQSDSAPPGSESDGDSAQMSSSHKSVDSKSKTNSDSRSKDVRKSSSGSHAEEREKSFSKRSENYERSSSYSKSDRDSRHTSSRSSRSEKDRRRSRSRSRSRSRGSRTSSSHSRSDRIRSDRGSRSERSYYHESDRRSHRSSPRRDRRRSRSRTDRTRDSSDSEDDHRKTRSRTSDNSRSSNHSSSHKESKSSSYSKSEKTSKSVDSPHFSELDKRTQSSKSERITKRLSDSDTLRKGSPDLDSSHRKSSSHHKSEANNKSSSSSSYTHSQTHEKRQKSSPSDSETDHKGKLQSSNRSSSSLENCKNSQKKSSRPESKQVPSRSSVKSSGQDRQSDDLFHSPGKAPSCATTTESFSQSSKEKSDSQPVENENGNKDEKEVGSCGEGLQELSLKTEAKSGLEMENNIASDVTYSESLKHVNSTLENVSNVKDSLSSNDPTHVNSNASVVNLCSGNDSTMCNKDEEIFYCSTGPESVLHSVDKAVTEAVQQNTKPENVELDEAQPVSKESDTNLPVKSDSSCLQFENPPESLPTDVKKGSCSTRKSRWDIVGQDSSESENSQRTVCVESKLLNTVKKVISVKKIEFSKDNAQQDCDIKDDIQQEAGTHSRLVRQTEISKQEVQSESTPVTFNCKDQSEPSQASTSNDHCDSKLSASQKSNTDQPLHINDKIQINSAATAQHSNEENSENKSKDSASKSKLSKRMSPSQDASGQSEASDSDNSEYDSDCDEAIKQLHSVVVVPKNSCLTMNTEERGPLNILQQQNALAAEKHISEPPNQVSQQKKQPTTQTGISDSLSNSTLCQSQSNMIDSTSHSEASTSISTQPYTAGHTSSHASVTDSTPMRDNSKQCEQGHKQHDVSNRGDRTHVHYQQDHFSRADNINEKHEFNLGWDFSQPEQPTSTYQQPDSSHGPQLTNTKLSGSFSKEQEHRPSTASCIQQSQNMQTSRKNYLHANVIDQDPSGEIQPDSLTNDHDDFSGDKSSSCSKTAFEGSGPNTQGSSSFVQGHEISSNSRGSAVPDPSREDSFRPHRGRGPPKKRRPEIESDSDNEAEAGPAAKRDRQGDTEVAKETLVKSAADRPSLTLQDFQDANRWKEFAKSKKMPPYFDLIEENLYLTERKKSKSHRDIKRMQCECPVLPREDRARGVLACGDDCLNRLLMIECSSRCLNGAYCSNRRFQMKQHADFDVILTEDKGWGLRAAKDLASNTFVLEYCGEVLDHKEFKTRVKEYARNKNIHYYFMSLKNNEIIDATLKGNCSRFMNHSCEPNCETQKWTVNGQLRVGFFTTKAVTAGTELTFDYQFQRYGKEAQKCFCGAPSCRGFLGGENRVSVRAAGGKMKKDRSRKSALTTVDEELEALLENGEGLYDEKQVVSLCRLMVRVETMEQKLICLKLIQDTQNPSCLKQFLDHHGLSLLWIFMVELSEAKGNSANNIKLQLQIMKTLSVLPISTKNMLEESRVLTFIQRWAQTKTLPQQTEMDGYSSENTSRAQTPLNTPDGSSAKMGPELDSDTSKPAVYRRLKIISENSLDSALSDASKASDGKEEEEEEDDEEDDENSRAGLPEGKQLKPDTPVDAADPTTDSAEESAKEVIGEKQEEAAMTSSSEPQPPTEEVKEKPDLVVEEDSDIKEVKSEDQADELEPAKEPVETQESGKPQDTQSVTENAELEEGQPSVKVHEPETQSSQTGVADAPPEQPSETMESQTEAEEAKKTLPSSEPHSGEPTTDVPPIAEAPEATIPSAVTATPVDPSVIGTPSQDEEEGVSDVESERSQEPQLSVFDISGMAARLLESWKDLKEVYRIPKKTQVDKEGRDRSRDRDTSFTPRTTSGSREREREREKERERDRDRDWDRDRDRDWDRDRDRDWDRDRDRDRGSEKTPRSSERRRRRSPSPPSSYERSSRRTEERFDPSNSSKTPRGVGGKERNKLSTEERRKLFEQEVAQREAQKQQQLQQQQQLQSLAYDPALAYASSPGFITYPPGYPIQTFVDPSNPNAGKVLLPTPTVEPSLNYEQTPPQRLVSDLGLTSPSSTPQTTPVTNLPQHVTTANLASGNPQHYAQPTVATQDAGVAVLSVPAQSAPQVQGQQSYTTLWDPTTQQAVTVQTQPAQQYATAPGQGQTPTAIYYQGQPCQTIYSIPAPYPQTNTPVIQAYTDPTASYLHGQPVYPGQQGVVVQQGGTVTTIVTSQTVQQEMIVPNSVIDLPPPSPPKPKTIVLPPNWKVARDPEGKIYYYHIVTRQTQWDPPTWEGNSDNTSVDHESEMDLGTPTYDENPSKFSTKTAEADTSSELAKKSKETFRKEMSQFIVQCLNPYRKPDCKSGRISNTEDFKHLARKLTHGVMNKELKACKNPEDLECNENVKHKTKEYIKKYMQRFGAVYRPKEDTEVY, from the exons GTAAAGGTGGAGGGCCTGTCTAAAGCAGCTCTAATCAAAAGCCTGTCTCCCAGAGTCATGCTGTCCAACCACCTTTTGCCTAAAGGGACCAAGATGAAGGTCAACTTAGAAGATCAGGGTCGTCAGAAAGTGTCCTTCAGCTTCTCACAGACAAAGAAGCCACTCCAAAGCTCGTTCTTCATCCCTCCCAGTCCTGATAAGTCAGATCCTCATGCTGCCTCGTCACAGTCAACCTCCGAAAAACCTGGAAAGAGTGCAGACAGCAAAACTGAGCAAAGGCAGACACCCTTGGTGCCAGTATCAAAAACAGAGACACCTCAGACGCCAGTCCCCACAGCTACTAAAGTGAAAATGATGCATTTCAAGAAGCAAATTCTTAATGACTCTGTGACTGAAGAGAAACAGTCAGTTATGCCAGAAGAGCCGCACACCTCTCTATTTCAGAATGAACTCCCAGCACCCCAGAGTCTCatcagcacctgtccctctgaAAGTGCTCACACTGAAACCTCTGAGACGAGAGAAACCTCAAGCCTCAAGAAACCAGCTGCTTCCTCAGGAAAAGATGGGGAGACATCCAGCAGTACTGAGCAGGATGAAAAGATACACAAAAGGAAAACCAGGTCACAGTCAGATAGTGCCCCCCCTGGCTCCGAATCTGATGGAGATTCAGCCCAGATGTCTTCCAGCCACAAATCAGTTGATtccaaaagtaaaacaaactctGACAGCAGAAGTAAAGATGTAAGAAAATCTTCTTCTGGTTCACATGcagaggaaagggaaaaaagtttCTCAAAGCGCTCAGAGAATTACGAAAGGTCGTCTAGTTACTCGAAATCAGACCGTGATTCCAGACACACATCTTCACGCTCATCCCGATCAGAGAAAGATCGCCGAAGGTCCAGATCTAGATCACGGTCTAGATCAAGAGGTTCTCGAACAAGTTCTTCACACTCCAGATCAGACAGAATTAGAAGTGACAGAGGATCGCGCTCTGAAAGGTCCTACTATCATGAATCAGACCGGAGATCGCACAGGAGTTCTCCACGCAGGGATAGAAGACGTTCTCGCTCTCGGACTGACAGAACTCGGGACAGTTCCGACTCTGAAGATGACCACAGAAAAACAAGGTCAAGGACAAGTGACAACAGTAGGTCATCTAACCACTCAAGCTCACATAAGGAGTCAAAATCATCATCCTACTCAAAATCTGAAAAAACCTCAAAATCTGTAGATTCACCTCACTTTTCAGAGTTGGATAAAAGAACACAGTCCTCAAAGTCTGAAAGGATTACAAAGCGGTTATCGGACTCTGATACCCTACGCAAGGGTTCTCCTGATCTGGACTCCAGTCACCGTAAATCTAGCAGCCATCATAAGTCAGAGGCCAACAATAAATCTTCATCTTCCAGTAGTTACACACActctcagacacatgaaaaacgGCAAAAAAGCAGCCCCAGTGACTCTGAAACGGATCATAAGGGCAAATTACAGTCATCCAACAGAAGCTCCAGCTCCTTGGAGAACTGTAAAAACTCTCAAAAGAAAAGCAGTAGACCAGAGTCGAAACAGGTCCCCTCTAGATCTTCTGTGAAATCTTCTGGGCAAGATAGACAATCAGATGATTTATTTCATAGCCCTGGAAAAGCACCATCTTGTGCAACCACAACAGAATCATTTTCTCAGAGTTCAAAAGAAAAATCCGATTCCCAACCggttgaaaatgaaaatggcaATAAAGATGAAAAGGAGGTGGGGTCTTGTGGTGAGGGTTTGCAAGAACTGTCACTTAAGACAGAAGCAAAATCAGGTCTTGAAATGGAAAATAACATTGCCTCTGATGTCACTTACAGCGAGAGCCTAAAGCATGTAAACTCTACTCTGGAAAACGTGTCTAATGTGAAGGATAGCCTTTCCTCTAATGATCCAACACATGTGAACTCAAATGCATCTGTCGTAAATTTATGTAGTGGTAATGACAGTACAATGTGCAATAAGGACGAGGAAATTTTTTACTGTTCAACTGGGCCAGAGTCTGTACTTCATTCAGTGGATAAAGCTGTCACAGAGGCTGTCCAGCAAAACACTAAACCAGAAAATGTTGAGCTGGATGAAGCTCAGCCAGTCAGTAAAGAGTCTGACACAAATTTGCCAGTCAAATCTGATTCATCTTGTCTTCAGTTTGAGAATCCGCCAGAGTCACTACCTACCGATGTAAAAAAGGGCAGCTGTAGTACCCGAAAGTCACGGTGGGATATTGTTGGGCAGGATTCCTCGGAGAGTGAAAATTCACAGAGAACTGTTTGTGTAGAGAGTAAACTATTAAATACTGTTAAAAAGGTGATCTCTGTCAAAAAAATAGAGTTCTCTAAAGATAATGCTCAACAAGACTGTGATATTAAAGATGATATTCAGCAGGAAGCTGGAACACATTCCAGACTGGTAAGGCAGACGGAGATCTCAAAGCAGGAAGTCCAATCAGAGAGCACACCCGTGACCTTTAATTGCAAAGACCAAAGTGAGCCTTCGCAAGCCAGCACCAGCAATGACCACTGTGACTCCAAACTGTCTGCTTCTCAAAAGTCAAACACAGATCAGCCACTGCACATAAATGACAAGATACAGATCAACTCGGCAGCAACAGCACAGCACTCAAATGAGGAAAATTCCGAAAACAAATCCAAGGACAGTGCTAGCAAGAGCAAACTGAGTAAGAGAATGTCTCCCAGTCAGGATGCGTCAGGACAGAGTGAGGCCAGTGATAGCGATAACTCAGAGTATGACTCTGATTGCGACGAGGCTATAAAACAGTTGCACTCTGTAGTAGTGGTGCCAAAGAATTCTTGTCTAACAATGAATACAGAGGAGAGGGGACCTTTGAATATTTTACAACAGCAGAATGCCTTAGCAGCTGAAAAACATATTAGTGAACCCCCAAATCAAgttagccaacagaaaaaacaacccacaacaCAGACCGGTATAAGCGATTCACTCAGTAATAGTACATTGTGTCAGTCCCAGAGCAATATGATTGATAGCACCAGTCACTCAGAGGCCTCCACCTCCATCAGTACCCAACCTTATACTGCTGGTCATACCAGTTCCCATGCAAGTGTCACAGATTCCACCCCCATGCGTGATAATTCCAAACAGTGTGAGCAAGGGCACAAACAACATGATGTGAGCAACAGAGGAGATCGGACGCACGTGCATTACCAACAAGATCATTTCTCCAGGGCTGACAATATTAATGAGAAGCATGAATTCAACCTGGGTTGGGATTTCTCACAACCAGAACAGCCTACTAGTACGTACCAGCAGCCTGATAGCAGCCACGGGCCTCAGTTAACAAACACTAAACTGTCAGGATCTTTTTCCAAGGAACAAGAACACAGACCAAGTACTGCTTCCTGTATCCAGCAGTCGCAAAACATGCAGACAAGCAGAAAAAACTACCTCCATGCAAATGTCATTGATCAGGATCCTTCAGGCGAAATTCAACCCGACTCCCTCACTAATGATCATGACGACTTCAGTGGGGATAAATCATCAAGTTGTAGCAAAACGGCTTTTGAGGGCAGTGGGCCTAACACTCAAGGGTCATCAAGCTTTGTACAAGGTCATGAAATAAGCAGCAATAGCAGGGGTTCTGCTGTACCCGACCCCTCTAGAGAAGACAGTTTTAGGCCCCACAGAGGAAGGGGCCCTCCCAAGAAAAGGCGTCCAGAGATAGAGTCCGATTCAGACAACGAGGCAGAGGCTGGCCCTGCAGCTAAAAGGGACCGTCAAGGAGATACTGAAGTCGCTAAAGAAACTCTTGTAAAATCTGCAGCGGACCGTCCATCACTCACTCTGCAGGACTTTCAAGATGCAAATAGATGGAAAGAGTTTGCCAAGTCTAAAAAGATGCCTCCGTACTTTGACTTGATTGAGGAGAACTTGTACCTAACAGAAAG gaaaaaaagcaaatctcATCGAGATATTAAACGAATGCAGTGTGAGTGCCCGGTGCTacccagagaggaccgagcaaGGGGCGTACTAGCATGCGGGGATGACTGTTTAAACCGGCTGCTGATGATTGAGTG ttcgTCACGGTGCCTGAATGGAGCCTACTGCTCTAATCGCCGCTTTCAGATGAAACAACATGCCGACTTTGATGTGATCCTTACAGAAGACAAGGGCTGGGGACTACGGGCAGCTAAAGACTTGGCATC aAACACCTTTGTACTGGAATACTGCGGTGAGGTTTTGGACCACAAAGAGTTCAAAACAAGGGTGAAAGAGTACGCTCGCAATAAGAACATCCACTACTATTTTATGTCTCTGAAGAATAACGAG ATTATTGATGCAACGCTGAAGGGTAATTGCTCTCGGTTCATGAACCACAGCTGCGAGCCCAACTGTGAAACCCAAAAG TGGACAGTCAACGGTCAGCTTCGAGTTGGGTTCTTCACCACCAAGGCTGTTACTGCAGGAACTGAGCTCACGTTTGACTACCAGTTTCAGAGATATGG GAAAGAAGCACAGAAATGCTTCTGTGGAGCACCCAGCTGCAGAGGCTTCCTGGGTGGGGAGAACAGAGTTAGTGTTCGAGCAGCTGGTGGGAAGATGAAGAAAGACCGCAGTCGAAAGAGTGCTCTCACAACG GTCGATGAAGAGCTGGAGGCATTACTAGAGAATGGCGAAGGCTTATACGATGAGAAACAGGTGGTGTCTCTCTGCAGACTGATGGTCCGAGTGGAAACGATGGAACAGAAACTCATCTGTCTAAAGCTCATACAA GATACACAAAATCCATCATGCTTGAAGCAGTTCTTAGACCACCATGGATTGTCTTTGCTCTGGATTTTCATGGTGGAGCTTTCCGAAGCTAAAGGCAACAGTGCCAACAACATCAAACTGCAATTACAG ATCATGAAGACCCTCAGTGTGCTGCCCATCTCAACTAAGAACATGTTGGAGGAGAGCAGAGTCCTGACCTTCATTCAGCGGTGggctcagacaaaaactcttCCTCAGCAGACTGAGATGGATGGTTACTCTAGTGAGAACACCTCCCGTGCCCAAACTCCCCTCAACACTCCTGATGGTTCCTCCGCTAAAATGGGACCAGAACTAGATAGTGACACGTCCAAGCCTGCTGTGTACAGACGCCTTAAAATCATTAGCGAAAACAGTCTGGACAGCGCTCTTTCTGATGCTAGCAAAGCATCCGatgggaaagaggaagaggaggaggaggatgatgaggaaGATGATGAAAATTCACGTGCAGGACTTCCTGAAGGAAAGCAGTTGAAGCCAGACACACCGGTGGACGCTGCAGATCCAACCACAGATTCAGCGGAAGAGTCGGCAAAAGAAGTCATAGGAGAGAAACAGGAAGAGGCAGCGATGACTTCAAGCAGTGAACCTCAACCTCCAACTGAAGAGGTGAAGGAAAAACCTGATTTGGTTGTGGAAGAGGACTCCGATATAAAAGAAGTCAAAAGTGAAGATCAGGCAGATGAGCTGGAACCAGCAAAAGAGCCAGTTGAAACACAAGAGAGTGGGAAGCCTCAAGATACCCAATCAGTGACAGAAAATGCAGAATTAGAAGAAGGCCAGCCCAGTGTTAAAGTCCATGAGCCAGAGACCCAATCCAGTCAAACGGGTGTTGCTGATGCTCCACCTGAGCAGCCTTCAGAGACTATGGAATcccagacagaggctgaagaggCTAAGAAAACACTGCCTAGCAGTGAGCCACACAGTGGTGAACCAACCACTGATGTTCCACCTATCGCTGAAGCCCCGGAGGCCACGATTCCCTCAGCGGTCACAGCAACCCCTGTGGATCCATCAGTGATAGGGACGCCTTCTCAAGATGAAGAGGAAGGTGTCTCAGATGTGGAGAGTGAGAGGAGTCAGGAACCACAGCTCAGTGTTTTCGACATTAGTGGCATGGCTGCTAGGCTTCTAGAAAGCTGGAAGGATCTAAAG GAGGTGTACAGGATACCAAAGAAGACTCAAGTAGATAAGGAAGGAAGAG ATCGCAGCCGAGATCGAGATACATCTTTCACGCCACGCACCACGTCAGGAAGCCGAGAACGTGAACGGGAGCGAGAGAAGGAGAGGGAACGGGACAGGGATCGAGATTGGGACAGAGACAGGGATCGAGATTGGGACAGAGACAGGGATCGAGATTGGGACAGAGACAGGGACCGCGATCGAGGCTCTGAGAAAACTCCGCGCAGCTCTGAGCGACGGAGGAGACGCTCGCCATCTCCACCTTCATCCTACGAGAGGAGCAGCCGACGCACTGAGGAACG GTTTGATCCATCTAACAGCAGCAAGACACCAAGAGGAGTTGGTGGCAAGGAGCGCAACAAACTGTCCACAGAGGAGCGCAGGAAGCTGTTTGAACAGGAGGTTGCCCAGCGGGAAGCACAGAAGCAGCAACAGcttcaacagcagcagcagctccagtcTTTGGCTTATGACCCGGCTCTAGCCTATGCCTCCAGCCCTGGTTTCATCACGTACCCACCTGGATATCCCATCCAGACTTTTGTGGATCCTTCCAACCCCAATGCGGGCAAAGTACTTCTCCCAACACCTACAGTGGAGCCGAGTCTCAACTATGAACAGACTCCACCCCAGCGTCTCGTCTCAGATCTAGGACTGACCTCTCCATCTTCCACTCCCCAAACCACTCCAGTCACCAATCTCCCTCAGCACGTCACTACCGCAAACCTTGCCTCTGGCAACCCTCAGCACTATGCCCAGCCAACTGTAGCAACCCAGGATGCAGGCGTAGCTGTCCTGTCGGTACCAGCCCAGTCTGCCCCTCAGGTACAGGGCCAACAGAGCTACACCACTCTCTGGGACCCCACCACTCAGCAGGCAGTGACTGTGCAGACACAACCTGCACAGCAGTATGCCACAGCCCCGGGACAGGGTCAGACTCCCACAGCTATCTATTATCAGGGCCAGCCTTGCCAAACAATCTACAGCATCCCTGCTCCCTACCCCCAGACCAACACTCCAGTCATACAG GCATACACTGATCCCACAGCCAGCTACCTACATGGCCAGCCGGTATATCCTGGTCAGCAGGGAGTGGTGGTGCAGCAGGGAGGCACAGTCACCACCATTGTAACATCTCAAACTGTTCAGCAG GAAATGATTGTGCCCAACAGTGTGATAGACCTGCCTCCACCTTCTCCCCCTAAACCCAAAACTATCGTCCTACCTCCCAACTGGAAAGTGGCTCGGGACCCTGAAGGCAAAATTTACTACTACCATATTGTTACAAG GCAAACACAGTGGGATCCACCAACCTGGGAAGGAAATAGTGACAACACTAGTGTGGACCATGAATCAGAGATGGACCTGGGAACACCCACCTATGATGAAAATCCTTCCAAA TTTTCCACAAAGACGGCTGAAGCAGACACTTCCAGTGAACTCGCTAAGAAAAGTAAAGAGACCTTTCGCAAGGAG ATGTCACAGTTCATAGTGCAATGCTTGAATCCTTATCGAAAGCCAGACTGCAAATCTGGACGCATCAGCAACACAGAAGACTTCAAACACCTGGCTAGAAAG CTAACTCACGGAGTTATGAATAAGGAGTTGAAAGCTTGCAAGAATCCCGAGGACCTCGAGTGCAATGAAAATGTGAAGCACAAGACCAAGGAATACATCAAAAAGTACATGCAGCGATTCGGCGCCGTGTACAGACCCAAGGAGGACACAGAGGTGTATTGA